One Helianthus annuus cultivar XRQ/B chromosome 12, HanXRQr2.0-SUNRISE, whole genome shotgun sequence genomic region harbors:
- the LOC110892716 gene encoding uncharacterized protein LOC110892716 gives MVGLHLKPICLHGKALKAGYRQRQSCKKRGIHISNILCPGCGYEQDTVEHILIPCLMSKTLWWMVGAWLGVKDLHSYSTMADILYFSWKLDISKKKKKAVNCIVIVTLWIIWSRRNEKVFKVVQCSNAIRLEQVSEYTLLWMKVIANMENLVIEKWYTSGANVIEK, from the coding sequence ATGGTTGGGCTACACCTAAAGCCAATATGTTTGCATGGAAAGGCGTTAAAGGCAGGTTACCGACAAAGACAGAGCTGTAAAAAAAGGGGAATTCATATCAGCAACATATTGTGCCCGGGTTGCGGATACGAGCAAGACACTGTTGAACACATCCTCATTCCGTGTTTGATGTCGAAAACGCTATGGTGGATGGTTGGAGCATGGCTGGGAGTAAAAGATTTACATTCTTACTCAACAATGGCAGATATTCTCTATTTTTCCTGGAAGCTGGATATTtctaagaagaagaaaaaggcagTTAACTGCATAGTGATCGTTACATTATGGATCATATGGTCAAGAAGAAATGAGAAGGTATTCAAAGTCGTGCAGTGTTCAAATGCTATAAGACTGGAACAAGTCAGTGAGTATACTCTGTTGTGGATGAAAGTCATAGCCAATATGGAGAATTTAGTGATTGAAAAGTGGTACACCAGTGGTGCGAATGTAATAGAAAAATAG